The proteins below are encoded in one region of Festucalex cinctus isolate MCC-2025b chromosome 2, RoL_Fcin_1.0, whole genome shotgun sequence:
- the gpr153 gene encoding putative G-protein coupled receptor 153, producing MVDDVINANTLAWLVCSGVSILANTWSILSVSAKQKKWKPLEFLICTLAGTHILNMAIPITMYCVITLRRQHSNYEWNEGLCKVFVSTFYTLTLVTCFSVTSLSYHRMWMVRWPVNYRLSNTKKQAVHTVMGIWMVSFILSTLPAVGWHDTIDRFYTSDCRFIVTEIGLGFGVCFLLLIGGSVTMGVICIGIALFQTFSIQAGHKADKNKFNVPTIVVEDAQGKRRSSIDGSEPLKTSLQITYLISGIVFIYDFLTGFPILVVSFASLKFDRSYNWMVLCVLWCSIVQSILLPMFLWACDRYRADIRMVWDKCVAIMSNDEVDEENSQDGGIHVDLIYDRPYDYSSAPEIVTVDRNAKYEFSTLERGVPQGYPVREQQEDKMQYLQVPPTRRYSHDETDMWTSDRIPPSYLPRWGSSEDMIVSGRYSSTLPRRERRRNSLVSYHEESHHHHHHHRHIHRKRRRSEDTYSLKHLPRVACGGYDYRDDDPRCFSRDEVINFIDETPLPSPRKSPRRASCSVALIPSVYERHAVTIPHFALTDFEREPQALRRLSEHKSSARSSPDGTSGHGSSGNVGREVGSPAGVTRRTPPPACRSRAGAAADWAQHKQPSLGESKGGTNSFVSTRSASSSGHITFHSDSVGSAS from the exons ATGGTGGATGACGTCATCAACGCCAACACGTTGGCTTGGCTGGTCTGCTCGGGCGTGTCCATCCTGGCCAACACGTGGAGCATCCTCAGCGTCAGCGCCAAGCAGAAGAAGTGGAAGCCGCTGGAGTTCCTCATCTGCACGCTGGCCGGGACGCACATCCTCAACATGGCCATCCCCATCACCATGTACTGCGTCATAACGCTGCGCCGTCAGCACTCCAATTACGAGTGGAATGAGGGATTGTGTAAGGTGTTTGTATCCACCTTCTACACCCTCACGCTGGTCACCTGCTTCTCCGTCACATCGCTTTCTTACCACCGCATGTGGATGGTACGCTGGCCTGTCAACTACAG GCTGAGCAACACCAAGAAGCAGGCGGTGCACACGGTGATGGGGATCTGGATGGTCTCATTCATCCTGTCCACGCTTCCAGCAGTGGGCTGGCACGACACCATCGACCGCTTCTACACCTCCGACTGCCGATTCATTGTGACAGAGATCGGCCTGGGGTTTGGGGTTTGCTTCCTGCTCTTGATTGGCGGTAGCGTGACTATGGGTGTGATCTGCATCGGCATTGCTCTCTTCCAGACCTTCTCCATTCAAGCAGGCCACAAAGCCGACAAGAACAAGTTTAACGTCCCCACCATTGTGGTGGAGGATGCTCAGGGCAAGCGCAGGTCCTCCATCGATGGGTCAGAACCTCTCAAGACTTCGCTGCAGATCACTTACCTGATCAGCGGCATTGTCTTCATTTATGACTTTCTCACCGGCTTCCCCATACTG GTGGTGAGCTTTGCCAGTCTGAAGTTCGACCGCTCTTACAACTGGATGGTTCTGTGTGTGCTCTGGTGCTCCATTGTGCAGTCCATCCTGCTGCCCATGTTCCTGTGGGCCTGTGACCGCTATCGGGCCGACATCCGCATGGTGTGGGACAAGTGCGTGGCCATCATGTCCAATGACGAGGTGGACGAGG AAAACAGCCAAGATGGAGGAATTCATGTCGACTTAATATATGACAGACCATATGACTATAGCTCAGCGCCTGAAATCGTGACCGTAGACCGTAATGCCAAGTATGAGTTCTCAACCTTAGAAAGGGGGGTCCCGCAAGGGTATCCAGTGAGGGAACAGCAGGAAGATAAAATGCAGTATTTGCAG GTGCCCCCTACAAGAAGATACTCCCACGACGAAACCGACATGTGGACCAGCGACCGGATCCCCCCCTCCTACCTTCCCCGGTGGGGCTCCAGCGAGGACATGATAGTGAGTGGCCGCTACAGCTCCACCTTGCCGCGCCGCGAGAGGCGCAGGAACAGCCTGGTCTCCTACCACGAGGAgagccaccaccaccatcatcatcaccggCACATCCATCGCAAGCGGAGGCGCTCTGAGGACACGTACTCCCTCAAGCACCTGCCCCGAGTGGCGTGCGGCGGCTACGACTACCGCGACGACGACCCGCGCTGCTTCAGCCGAGACGAGGTCATCAACTTTATCGACGAGACGCCGCTGCCGAGCCCCAGGAAGAGCCCGCGGCGCGCGTCTTGCAGCGTCGCCCTCATCCCCAGCGTGTACGAGCGCCACGCCGTCACCATACCCCACTTTGCGCTCACAGACTTCGAACGCGAGCCTCAAGCGCTCAGGCGCCTCTCGGAACACAAAAGCAGCGCGAGGAGCTCGCCCGACGGGACGAGCGGTCACGGGAGCTCCGGGAATGTGGGGAGGGAGGTGGGCTCACCTGCGGGGGTCACCCGACGGACTCCGCCACCTGCTTGCAGGTCCAGGGCGGGTGCTGCGGCCGACTGGGCCCAGCACAAGCAACCGAGCTTGGGGGAAAGTAAAGGAGGCACAAACAGTTTTGTAAGCACGCGATCGGCTTCCTCTTCGGGACATATCACCTTTCACTCGGATTCTGTTGGCTCCGCTTCCTGA